The Enteractinococcus fodinae genome has a segment encoding these proteins:
- a CDS encoding phosphotransferase, with translation MPDIEQDRWDTALNRVARIERESDLLRRRLFTRRFSYAKRSAWATPAGLNVLPVDQHHKAPSGHTRARVRAESVLIGKFDVQQEVRLRAFYPDAGLSIRYQTGGKNNGVIRTVNAYKKVQPHAPALMPAVHDHGTILDGRGAFLIEETVAGETATRSQLQALIDPLTQQLRAVHHGVGISDKTASAVLGPHSRGLWNEFVELHGVDPIVNKKIQRLFERDDLLEVSITHGDLVNSNILVKGHDFVLVDWEWASVKPIAFDMAKIIINVSNLEQTLRSMHAGLGGDLGTKTSHYTFREQLALALVQTLTFYKRQSVKARKAKRTAALARQTDKRLRALTKLVELD, from the coding sequence TTGCCTGATATCGAACAGGATCGCTGGGATACTGCCCTGAACAGGGTCGCACGAATCGAACGCGAGTCTGATCTCCTCAGACGACGGCTATTCACACGACGGTTTTCCTATGCCAAGCGTTCCGCGTGGGCGACTCCGGCTGGGCTGAACGTATTACCGGTAGACCAGCACCATAAAGCACCCAGTGGACATACCCGCGCCCGAGTACGGGCAGAATCGGTGCTGATTGGCAAGTTCGATGTGCAGCAAGAAGTGCGGCTACGGGCTTTCTACCCCGACGCTGGTCTTAGCATTCGCTATCAAACCGGCGGGAAAAACAACGGCGTGATCCGAACCGTGAATGCATACAAAAAGGTCCAGCCGCATGCCCCTGCGTTAATGCCGGCTGTACATGATCACGGCACAATTCTCGATGGTCGTGGAGCCTTTCTGATCGAAGAGACGGTCGCCGGCGAAACAGCAACTCGGTCGCAACTTCAAGCACTCATCGACCCACTGACTCAACAACTCCGTGCCGTTCATCACGGCGTTGGAATCAGCGATAAAACCGCCAGTGCGGTTCTGGGCCCGCACAGCCGAGGACTGTGGAACGAGTTCGTCGAGCTTCACGGGGTCGACCCTATAGTCAATAAGAAAATACAGCGACTTTTCGAGCGCGACGACCTTCTCGAAGTAAGCATTACGCACGGAGATCTCGTAAACTCGAACATCTTGGTCAAAGGTCACGATTTCGTGCTAGTCGATTGGGAATGGGCCTCGGTCAAGCCCATAGCCTTCGATATGGCTAAGATAATAATTAACGTCTCGAATCTCGAACAGACATTACGAAGCATGCACGCTGGACTCGGTGGTGACTTGGGCACGAAGACAAGCCACTACACCTTCCGTGAGCAGCTGGCGTTGGCATTGGTTCAAACCCTGACATTTTATAAACGCCAGTCCGTCAAGGCGCGTAAAGCCAAACGTACAGCAGCCCTGGCACGTCAAACCGATAAAAGGCTTAGAGCGCTCACAAAGCTTGTAGAACTCGATTAG